From Streptomyces sp. Edi4, one genomic window encodes:
- a CDS encoding TIGR03936 family radical SAM-associated protein — translation MQRIRLRYTKRGRLRFTSHRDFQRAFERALRRAEVPMAYSAGFTPHPKVSYANAAPTGVGSEAEYLEIALTAHRDPEKLRALLDESLPTGLDITDAVEARTSGLADRLTASIWELRLDGVTLDEAEKAVTAFLAADSVEVQRKTKNGMRTFDTRGAVAELRALAPGADRPLGEACAILRLVVRHVTPAVRPDDVLSGLHAVADLAPPVAAAVTRLAQGLFDEESGTVTDPLAPDREAAPAAPQVPKFSASLELGETPIAGTVSAATPEGPAAQGRPS, via the coding sequence GTGCAGCGCATCCGCCTGCGCTACACCAAGCGCGGCCGCCTCCGGTTCACCAGCCACCGTGACTTCCAGCGCGCCTTCGAGCGGGCCCTGCGCCGCGCCGAGGTGCCCATGGCGTACTCGGCGGGCTTCACCCCGCACCCCAAGGTGTCGTACGCCAACGCCGCGCCCACCGGCGTCGGCTCCGAGGCCGAATACCTGGAGATCGCCCTCACCGCGCACCGCGACCCCGAGAAACTGCGCGCGCTGCTCGACGAGTCGCTGCCCACCGGGCTCGACATCACCGACGCCGTCGAAGCCCGCACCTCGGGCCTCGCCGACCGTCTGACCGCCTCCATCTGGGAGCTGCGCCTGGACGGCGTCACCCTGGACGAGGCCGAGAAGGCCGTCACCGCCTTCCTCGCCGCCGACAGCGTCGAGGTCCAGCGCAAGACCAAGAACGGCATGCGCACCTTCGACACCCGGGGCGCGGTCGCCGAACTGCGGGCACTCGCCCCGGGGGCCGATAGGCCTCTCGGCGAGGCCTGTGCGATACTGCGGCTGGTAGTGCGGCACGTGACACCTGCCGTGCGACCTGACGACGTCCTGTCCGGTCTCCACGCCGTGGCCGACCTGGCGCCGCCCGTCGCCGCAGCGGTGACCAGGCTGGCGCAGGGGCTCTTCGACGAGGAGTCCGGCACGGTGACCGACCCCCTCGCGCCCGACCGCGAGGCAGCCCCGGCCGCTCCACAAGTCCCCAAGTTCTCGGCTTCGCTCGAACTGGGGGAGACCCCAATCGCCGGGACCGTCTCCGCGGCGACGCCGGAAGGTCCCGCCGCGCAAGGGCGGCCGTCGTAG
- a CDS encoding Rne/Rng family ribonuclease has product MLEQNESGTPGNTNDQSSPSDTLPPRRRRRAASRPAGPPAGAQGTEPTAAAPAPAQAEDQHTAPAAPAADEAAAPAPRTRRRATRTASAPATTTAPGAETAQTPATTETGATEAPAAPEAADDTAAAPAPRTRRRATRKANAPAGAPAPAEEIVEAEPAPAVPEATGDSAETPSPRARRRATRKATAPAGAPRAGEEIVEAAQAPAAAPEAPAAPAAPAAEEAAEAPAPRTRRRATRKATAPETTVAAEVTAPEAPAAPEETDETDEDQETAVAEAPAAAQAPVEDEAPRGRTRRRAARPASAPQFTPVQPEPQAAAPRAEEPAPTGRSRRRATRPAVAVFQAPVFTEPMFQTPETAAAAAAARVDEPAEDEETVVEAAAPEPVAAEPAAEPQGRSRRRRRRGESAEPVQDKPADEPVEEQSDEPAEAEADTDSDDTDDDRPSRRRRRGGRRRRRGESAEAEDAADEQAYEQAEQGEAAHSETESESESDEHEDEDDTDGTPSAAGTSSSRRRRRRRRRTGDAGPEAETGADDPERTVVKVREPRPVRERMDALASSSSDEVQSIKGSTRLEAKKQRRREGREQGRRRVPIITEAEFLARREAVERVMVVRQSGERTQIGVLEDDVLVEHYVNKEQATSYVGNVYLGKVQNVLPSMEAAFVDIGKGRNAVLYAGEVNFESLGMGNGPRRIEAALKSGQSVLVQVTKDPIGHKGARLTSQVSLPGRYLVYVPEGSMTGISRKLPDTERARLKTILKKIVPEDAGVIVRTAAEGASEDELRRDVERLQAQWAEIQKKANQISTSSPSLLYGEPDMTVRVVRDIFNEDFTKVIVSGDEAWETIHGYVAHVAPDLTERLSRWTSEVDVFATYRIDEQLAKALDRKVWLPSGGSLVIDKTEAMIVVDVNTGKFTGQGGNLEETVTRNNLEAAEEIVRQLRLRDLGGIVVIDFIDMVLESNRDLVLRRLLECLGRDRTKHQVAEVTSLGLVQMTRKRVGQGLLESFSETCVHCNGRGVIVHMEQPAAVGGGAGKRAKKRGRGGAEHDQHDQHTHEHEHETAEAEAIEDVEAIESEAEVAAEIAAPVALAEPEFVPDEELYSSVAEAEYAARGGRSRRRATRKASAPAGAPRAAAETPAAPDPVAEEAKQGKQGREPKEAEPERAPAAVTVASFIEDDAPRGLSRGLKGQGGAPNRRRATRKATAPAGAPTSAAAEPVVVVTEPEPKAQETKAEAPVAEPAAPVTESVVEEAPVAAPPRARRRATRKATAPAGSPSGAEDAAVVVVVATPAAEPAAPAESAVSSDPAQSPESAEEAAPAKKAARKTAKKATAKKAVTKKTAATKTAAKKTTAKKTTAKKATAKKTAAAEQQSPSVSATTED; this is encoded by the coding sequence ATGCTTGAGCAGAACGAATCCGGCACCCCCGGAAACACCAACGACCAGAGCAGCCCCAGCGACACGCTGCCGCCGCGCCGCAGGCGCCGCGCGGCGTCGCGGCCCGCCGGGCCCCCGGCCGGAGCGCAGGGCACCGAGCCCACCGCCGCGGCCCCGGCCCCCGCCCAGGCCGAGGACCAGCACACCGCGCCGGCCGCGCCCGCCGCCGACGAGGCCGCCGCACCCGCACCCCGTACCCGCCGCCGCGCCACGCGCACCGCGTCCGCTCCGGCCACCACCACGGCCCCGGGCGCCGAGACCGCGCAGACGCCGGCCACCACCGAAACCGGCGCCACCGAGGCGCCCGCCGCCCCCGAGGCCGCCGACGACACCGCCGCCGCGCCCGCCCCGCGCACCCGCCGCCGTGCCACGCGCAAGGCCAACGCCCCCGCCGGCGCCCCGGCCCCCGCCGAGGAGATCGTCGAGGCCGAGCCCGCGCCCGCCGTCCCCGAGGCGACCGGCGACAGCGCCGAGACCCCCTCCCCGCGTGCCCGCCGCCGCGCCACGCGCAAGGCCACCGCGCCCGCCGGCGCGCCCCGTGCCGGCGAGGAGATCGTCGAGGCCGCCCAGGCCCCGGCCGCCGCGCCCGAGGCCCCCGCCGCGCCCGCCGCGCCCGCCGCCGAAGAGGCCGCCGAGGCGCCCGCGCCGCGTACCCGCCGCCGCGCCACCCGCAAGGCGACCGCGCCGGAGACCACCGTCGCCGCCGAGGTCACCGCGCCCGAGGCGCCCGCCGCCCCCGAGGAGACGGACGAGACGGACGAGGACCAGGAGACCGCCGTCGCCGAGGCCCCGGCCGCCGCCCAAGCCCCCGTCGAGGACGAGGCACCCCGGGGCCGGACCCGCCGCCGCGCCGCGCGCCCCGCCTCCGCCCCGCAGTTCACCCCCGTCCAGCCGGAGCCGCAGGCCGCCGCCCCGCGCGCCGAGGAGCCCGCCCCCACCGGCCGCTCCCGCCGCCGCGCCACGCGCCCCGCCGTCGCCGTGTTCCAGGCGCCCGTGTTCACCGAGCCGATGTTCCAGACCCCAGAGACGGCCGCCGCTGCCGCCGCCGCGCGCGTCGATGAGCCTGCCGAGGACGAGGAGACGGTGGTCGAGGCCGCCGCCCCCGAGCCCGTCGCCGCCGAGCCCGCCGCCGAACCCCAGGGCCGATCGCGCCGTCGCCGCCGCCGCGGCGAGAGCGCCGAACCCGTCCAGGACAAGCCCGCCGACGAGCCGGTCGAGGAGCAGTCGGACGAGCCCGCCGAGGCCGAGGCCGACACGGACTCCGACGACACCGACGACGACCGTCCCTCGCGCCGCCGTCGCCGAGGCGGCCGTCGCCGTCGCCGCGGTGAGAGCGCCGAGGCGGAGGACGCCGCGGACGAGCAGGCGTACGAGCAGGCCGAACAGGGCGAAGCCGCCCACAGTGAGACCGAGTCCGAGTCCGAGTCCGACGAGCACGAGGACGAGGACGACACCGACGGCACGCCCTCCGCCGCCGGCACCAGCAGCAGCCGGCGCCGGCGCCGCCGCCGTCGCCGCACGGGCGACGCGGGCCCCGAGGCCGAGACCGGAGCCGACGACCCGGAGCGCACGGTCGTCAAGGTCCGCGAGCCGCGCCCGGTCCGCGAGCGCATGGACGCCCTCGCGTCCTCCTCGTCCGACGAGGTCCAGTCCATCAAGGGCTCGACGCGTCTGGAGGCCAAGAAGCAGCGCCGCCGCGAAGGCCGCGAGCAGGGCCGCCGCCGCGTCCCGATCATCACCGAGGCCGAGTTCCTGGCCCGCCGCGAAGCCGTCGAGCGCGTGATGGTCGTGCGCCAGAGCGGCGAGCGCACCCAGATCGGTGTCCTCGAGGACGACGTTCTCGTCGAGCACTACGTCAACAAGGAGCAGGCCACCTCGTACGTCGGCAACGTCTACCTGGGCAAGGTCCAGAACGTGCTGCCGTCCATGGAGGCCGCGTTCGTCGACATCGGCAAGGGCCGCAACGCCGTCCTGTACGCCGGTGAGGTCAACTTCGAATCGCTCGGCATGGGCAACGGCCCGCGCCGCATCGAAGCCGCCCTCAAGTCCGGCCAGTCGGTGCTCGTCCAGGTCACCAAGGACCCCATCGGCCACAAGGGCGCCCGCCTGACCAGCCAGGTCTCGCTGCCCGGCCGCTACCTGGTGTACGTGCCCGAAGGCTCGATGACCGGCATCAGCCGCAAGCTCCCCGACACCGAGCGCGCGCGTCTGAAGACCATCCTCAAGAAGATCGTCCCCGAGGACGCGGGCGTCATCGTGCGCACCGCCGCCGAGGGCGCGAGCGAGGACGAGCTGCGCCGCGACGTCGAGCGCCTTCAGGCGCAGTGGGCCGAGATCCAGAAGAAGGCCAACCAGATCTCGACGTCCTCGCCGTCGCTGCTCTACGGCGAGCCGGACATGACCGTCCGGGTCGTCCGCGACATCTTCAACGAGGACTTCACCAAGGTCATCGTCAGCGGTGACGAGGCGTGGGAGACCATCCACGGGTACGTCGCCCACGTCGCCCCGGACCTCACCGAGCGCCTGTCGCGCTGGACCAGCGAGGTCGACGTCTTCGCGACGTACCGGATCGACGAGCAGCTGGCCAAGGCGCTCGACCGCAAGGTCTGGCTGCCGTCCGGCGGTTCGCTGGTGATCGACAAGACCGAGGCGATGATCGTCGTCGACGTCAACACCGGCAAGTTCACCGGCCAGGGCGGCAACCTCGAAGAGACCGTGACGAGGAACAACCTCGAAGCGGCCGAGGAGATCGTGCGCCAGCTGCGGCTGCGCGACCTCGGTGGCATCGTCGTCATCGACTTCATCGACATGGTCCTTGAGTCCAACCGCGACCTGGTCCTGCGCCGGCTGCTCGAATGCCTGGGCCGCGACCGCACCAAGCACCAGGTGGCCGAGGTCACCTCGCTCGGCCTGGTGCAGATGACCCGCAAGCGGGTCGGCCAGGGCCTGCTCGAGTCGTTCTCGGAGACCTGCGTCCACTGCAACGGGCGCGGCGTGATCGTGCACATGGAGCAGCCGGCCGCGGTCGGCGGCGGCGCGGGCAAGCGTGCCAAGAAGCGCGGCCGCGGCGGCGCCGAGCACGACCAGCACGACCAGCACACCCACGAGCACGAGCACGAGACCGCCGAGGCCGAAGCCATCGAGGACGTCGAGGCCATCGAGTCCGAGGCCGAGGTCGCCGCGGAGATCGCGGCGCCCGTCGCGCTCGCCGAGCCCGAGTTCGTGCCCGACGAGGAGCTGTACAGCAGCGTCGCAGAGGCGGAGTATGCGGCCCGTGGCGGCCGCTCACGCCGCCGCGCCACCCGCAAGGCATCCGCGCCCGCCGGCGCACCGCGCGCCGCCGCCGAGACCCCGGCGGCCCCGGACCCCGTGGCCGAGGAGGCCAAGCAGGGCAAGCAGGGCAGGGAGCCCAAGGAGGCGGAGCCCGAGCGGGCCCCGGCCGCGGTGACGGTCGCCTCGTTCATCGAGGACGACGCGCCGCGCGGCCTCTCCCGGGGCCTCAAGGGCCAGGGAGGCGCCCCCAACCGCCGTCGCGCCACCCGCAAGGCGACCGCCCCGGCAGGCGCGCCGACGTCGGCCGCCGCCGAGCCGGTCGTGGTCGTCACGGAGCCCGAGCCGAAGGCGCAGGAGACGAAGGCCGAGGCGCCCGTGGCCGAGCCCGCCGCGCCCGTGACCGAGTCCGTCGTCGAGGAGGCGCCCGTCGCCGCCCCGCCGCGGGCCCGCCGCCGCGCCACCCGCAAGGCCACGGCCCCCGCCGGTTCGCCGTCGGGCGCCGAGGACGCCGCGGTCGTCGTGGTGGTCGCCACCCCGGCAGCCGAGCCGGCCGCGCCCGCCGAGTCGGCCGTGTCCTCGGACCCGGCGCAGTCCCCGGAGAGCGCCGAGGAGGCCGCACCGGCCAAGAAGGCGGCCCGCAAGACGGCGAAGAAGGCCACCGCGAAGAAGGCGGTCACCAAGAAGACGGCGGCCACGAAGACGGCGGCGAAGAAGACGACCGCGAAGAAGACGACCGCGAAGAAGGCCACGGCGAAGAAGACGGCGGCGGCCGAACAGCAGTCGCCGTCGGTGTCGGCGACGACGGAGGACTGA
- the galU gene encoding UTP--glucose-1-phosphate uridylyltransferase GalU has product MSVISKAVIPAAGLGTRFLPATKATPKEMLPVVDKPAIQYVVEEAVAAGLWDVLMVTGRNKRALEDHFDRNHELESALARKGDTDRLAKVREPSGLGAIHYVRQGDPKGLGHAVLCAAPHVGDEPFAVLLGDDLIDARDPLLARMVEVREREGGSVVALMEVAPEQIHQYGCAAVEATGEADVVRVRSLVEKPDRSAAPSNLAVIGRYVLDPAVFEVLRRTGPGRGGEIQLTDALNRLDTVHGVVFTGRRYDTGDRAQYLRAIVRLAGERADLGPDFRSWLRGFVAEECG; this is encoded by the coding sequence ATGAGTGTGATCAGCAAAGCCGTCATCCCCGCAGCCGGTCTCGGCACCCGTTTTCTGCCCGCCACCAAGGCCACTCCGAAAGAGATGCTGCCGGTGGTCGACAAACCGGCGATCCAGTACGTCGTCGAGGAGGCCGTCGCGGCGGGGCTGTGGGACGTCCTGATGGTCACCGGGCGCAACAAGCGGGCCCTTGAGGACCACTTCGACCGCAACCACGAACTGGAGTCCGCGCTGGCCCGCAAGGGCGACACCGACCGGCTCGCCAAGGTCCGCGAGCCCAGCGGCCTCGGCGCGATCCACTACGTGCGCCAGGGCGACCCCAAGGGGCTCGGGCACGCGGTGCTGTGCGCCGCCCCGCACGTCGGGGACGAGCCCTTCGCGGTGCTGCTCGGCGACGACCTGATCGACGCCCGCGATCCGCTCCTCGCCCGCATGGTGGAGGTGCGCGAACGCGAGGGCGGCAGCGTGGTCGCGCTGATGGAGGTGGCGCCCGAGCAGATCCACCAGTACGGATGCGCCGCCGTTGAGGCGACCGGCGAGGCCGACGTCGTCCGCGTACGGAGCCTGGTGGAGAAGCCGGACCGGTCGGCGGCGCCCTCGAACCTGGCGGTGATCGGCCGCTACGTCCTGGACCCGGCCGTCTTCGAGGTGCTGCGCCGCACCGGGCCCGGCCGGGGCGGCGAGATCCAGCTCACCGACGCGCTCAACCGGCTCGACACCGTGCACGGCGTCGTCTTCACCGGCCGCCGCTACGACACCGGTGATCGGGCGCAGTATCTGCGGGCCATCGTCCGCCTGGCCGGCGAGCGCGCGGATCTGGGCCCGGACTTCCGCTCGTGGCTGCGTGGTTTCGTCGCCGAGGAGTGCGGGTAA
- a CDS encoding TetR family transcriptional regulator → MPRSTGPGQTPDAAIPGESTDSTRHRIVATATEEFARHGIAGARVDRIAKQARTSKERVYAYFRSKEALYAYVAARETATLVEATRLDPADLPGYAGTLFDHFAARPDHYRLITWGRLELAESADNTAGPLQATITGKLDKLRDAQRVGLLDPTWDPVDVLALINQLAMTWAGQPEIAAAAADQAADPSITARRAALVTAVERIFPRPV, encoded by the coding sequence ATGCCTCGTTCCACCGGCCCTGGCCAGACCCCCGACGCCGCCATCCCGGGCGAGTCCACCGACTCCACGCGCCACAGGATCGTCGCCACCGCGACGGAGGAGTTTGCCCGGCACGGGATCGCCGGCGCCCGTGTGGACCGCATCGCCAAGCAGGCCAGGACGAGCAAGGAACGGGTCTACGCCTACTTCCGCAGCAAGGAAGCCCTCTACGCGTACGTCGCCGCACGCGAGACGGCCACACTCGTCGAGGCGACTCGGCTGGACCCGGCCGACCTGCCCGGTTACGCCGGCACCCTCTTCGACCACTTCGCGGCCCGTCCGGACCACTACCGCCTGATCACCTGGGGCCGCCTCGAGCTGGCCGAGTCGGCGGACAACACCGCCGGCCCCCTCCAAGCCACGATCACCGGCAAGCTCGACAAACTCCGCGACGCCCAGCGTGTCGGCCTGCTCGACCCGACCTGGGACCCGGTCGACGTCCTCGCCCTGATCAACCAGCTCGCCATGACCTGGGCAGGCCAGCCCGAAATCGCCGCCGCTGCCGCGGACCAGGCCGCGGACCCCTCCATCACCGCCCGCCGCGCCGCGCTGGTGACCGCAGTCGAACGGATATTCCCCCGCCCGGTCTGA
- a CDS encoding TIGR03960 family B12-binding radical SAM protein, with protein sequence MSAESVFPQLEALLPHVQKPIQYVGGELNSTVKAWDECDVRWALMYPDAYEVGLPNQGVMILYEVLNEREGVLAERTYSVWPDMEELMREHQVPQFTVDSHRPLKAFDVFGLSFSTELGYTNMLTALDLAGIPLESKDRTLDDPIVLAGGHAAFNPEPIADFIDCAIIGDGEQAVLDMTEIVRAWKAEGRPGGREEVLFRLSRTGSVYVPAFYDVEYLPDGRIARVVPNRSGVPWRVSKHTVMDLDEWPYPKQPLVPLAETVHERMSVEIFRGCTRGCRFCQAGMITRPVRERSITGIGEMVEKGLKATGFEEVGLLSLSSADHTEIGDIAKGLADRYTDDKIGLSLPSTRVDAFNVDLANELTRNGRRSGLTFAPEGGSERMRKVINKMVSEEDLIRTVATAYGNGWRQVKLYFMCGLPTETDEDVLQIGDMAVNVIAKGREVSGQNDIRCTVSIGGFVPKPHTPFQWAPQLSAEETDARLTKLRDKIRGDKKYGRSIGFRYHDGKPGIVEGLLSRGDRRVGAVIRAVYEDGGRFDGWREHFSYDRWMACADKTLPAFGVDVDWYTTRERTYEEVLPWDHLDSGLDKDWLWEDWQDSLDETEVEDCRWTPCFDCGVCPQMDTSIQIGPTGKKLLPLTVVK encoded by the coding sequence ATGTCTGCCGAGTCCGTCTTCCCACAGCTCGAAGCGCTGCTCCCGCACGTGCAGAAGCCGATCCAGTACGTCGGCGGTGAGCTCAACTCCACCGTCAAGGCCTGGGACGAGTGTGACGTCCGCTGGGCGCTCATGTACCCGGACGCGTACGAGGTGGGCCTGCCCAACCAGGGCGTCATGATCCTCTATGAGGTGCTGAACGAGCGCGAGGGCGTCCTGGCCGAGCGCACGTACAGCGTGTGGCCCGACATGGAAGAGCTCATGCGGGAGCACCAGGTGCCCCAGTTCACCGTGGACTCGCACCGCCCGCTGAAGGCGTTCGACGTCTTCGGCCTCAGCTTCTCCACCGAGCTCGGCTACACCAACATGCTGACCGCCCTCGACCTCGCGGGCATCCCGCTGGAGTCCAAGGACCGCACCCTGGACGACCCGATCGTCCTCGCGGGCGGCCACGCGGCCTTCAACCCCGAGCCGATCGCGGACTTCATCGACTGCGCGATCATCGGCGACGGCGAGCAGGCCGTCCTCGACATGACGGAGATCGTCCGGGCGTGGAAGGCCGAGGGCCGCCCCGGCGGCCGCGAAGAGGTCCTGTTCCGCCTGTCGCGCACCGGCAGCGTGTACGTTCCCGCCTTCTACGACGTCGAGTACCTGCCCGACGGCCGCATCGCCCGTGTCGTACCCAACAGGTCGGGTGTGCCGTGGCGGGTCTCCAAGCACACCGTCATGGACCTCGACGAGTGGCCCTACCCCAAGCAGCCCCTGGTCCCGCTTGCCGAGACCGTCCACGAACGCATGTCCGTGGAGATCTTCCGCGGCTGCACCCGAGGCTGCCGCTTCTGCCAGGCCGGCATGATCACGCGCCCCGTGCGGGAGCGAAGCATCACCGGCATCGGCGAGATGGTGGAGAAGGGCCTCAAGGCCACCGGCTTCGAAGAGGTGGGCCTGCTCTCCCTGTCCTCGGCCGACCACACCGAGATCGGCGACATCGCCAAGGGCCTCGCGGACCGCTACACGGACGACAAGATCGGCCTGTCGCTGCCCTCGACCCGCGTGGACGCCTTCAACGTCGACCTCGCCAACGAACTGACCCGCAACGGCCGCCGCTCGGGCCTCACCTTCGCCCCCGAGGGCGGCTCCGAGCGCATGCGCAAGGTCATCAACAAGATGGTCTCCGAAGAGGACCTGATCCGCACCGTCGCCACCGCGTACGGCAACGGCTGGCGCCAGGTGAAGCTGTACTTCATGTGCGGCCTGCCCACCGAGACCGACGAGGACGTCCTCCAGATCGGCGACATGGCGGTCAACGTCATCGCCAAGGGCCGCGAGGTATCCGGCCAGAACGACATCCGCTGCACGGTCTCCATCGGCGGATTCGTACCCAAGCCCCACACCCCCTTCCAGTGGGCGCCGCAGCTGTCGGCCGAGGAGACGGACGCGCGCCTGACCAAGCTGCGCGACAAGATCCGCGGCGACAAGAAGTACGGCCGCTCCATCGGTTTCCGCTACCACGACGGCAAGCCCGGCATCGTCGAGGGCCTGCTCTCGCGCGGCGACCGCCGCGTGGGCGCCGTCATCCGCGCCGTCTACGAGGACGGCGGCCGCTTCGACGGCTGGCGCGAGCACTTCAGCTACGACCGCTGGATGGCCTGCGCCGACAAGACGCTGCCCGCCTTCGGCGTCGACGTCGACTGGTACACCACCCGCGAGCGCACCTACGAGGAAGTCCTGCCCTGGGACCACCTCGACTCGGGCCTCGACAAGGACTGGCTGTGGGAGGACTGGCAGGACTCGCTCGACGAGACCGAGGTCGAGGACTGCCGCTGGACGCCGTGCTTCGACTGCGGGGTGTGCCCGCAGATGGACACGTCCATCCAGATCGGCCCCACGGGCAAGAAACTGCTGCCGCTGACGGTCGTCAAGTAG
- a CDS encoding aldo/keto reductase translates to MQHRTLGRQGLRVSALGLGVMGMSLAYGPSNDEDAISTIHRAHELGVDFFDTAELYGQGTGSNETLLGNAVEDFRDEVVLATKFGFDMTSDALGSGVDSRPQNIREVAENSLRYLKTDRIDLFYQHISDPDVPAEEVAGTVGDLITEGKVRYFGLSNVGPRYIRRAHAVTPVTALQYEYSIFEREVEDEILPVLRELGIGLVPYSPLGRGFLSGVVKPADEYPEDDMRRWDERWQGENYAYNLNAAGQLRKLAATKGITPAQIALAWLLAQGEDVVPIPGTRSATRLEENVGATDMELTEADLARIREVLPQGSAGSRYPASLMAGFRTD, encoded by the coding sequence ATGCAGCACCGCACCCTGGGACGGCAGGGCCTGCGCGTCTCCGCGCTCGGACTGGGCGTGATGGGGATGTCCCTGGCCTACGGCCCCTCGAACGACGAGGACGCCATCTCCACCATCCACCGCGCCCACGAACTCGGAGTGGACTTCTTCGACACCGCCGAGCTGTACGGCCAAGGCACCGGCAGCAACGAGACGCTGCTCGGCAACGCGGTCGAGGACTTCCGCGACGAGGTCGTCCTGGCCACCAAGTTCGGCTTCGACATGACCAGCGACGCGTTGGGGAGCGGCGTCGACAGCCGCCCTCAGAACATCCGCGAGGTCGCGGAGAACAGCCTGCGCTACCTCAAGACCGACCGCATCGACCTCTTCTACCAGCACATCTCCGACCCCGACGTACCGGCCGAGGAGGTCGCAGGCACTGTCGGTGACCTGATCACCGAAGGCAAGGTGCGGTACTTCGGCCTGAGCAACGTCGGCCCGCGGTACATCCGCCGCGCCCACGCCGTCACCCCGGTCACAGCCCTTCAGTACGAGTACTCGATCTTCGAACGCGAGGTGGAGGACGAGATCCTGCCGGTCCTGCGGGAGTTGGGGATCGGCCTGGTGCCGTACTCGCCGCTCGGCCGCGGCTTCCTCTCCGGCGTGGTCAAGCCCGCCGACGAGTATCCCGAGGACGACATGCGCCGCTGGGACGAGCGCTGGCAGGGCGAGAACTACGCCTACAACCTGAACGCCGCCGGCCAGCTCCGAAAGCTCGCCGCCACCAAGGGCATCACCCCCGCCCAGATCGCCCTGGCATGGCTTCTGGCCCAGGGCGAGGACGTCGTCCCGATCCCGGGCACCCGCAGCGCCACACGTCTGGAGGAGAACGTCGGCGCCACCGATATGGAACTCACCGAGGCCGACCTGGCCCGTATCCGGGAGGTCCTCCCCCAGGGCTCCGCGGGCAGCCGCTACCCGGCCTCATTGATGGCCGGCTTCCGCACCGACTGA
- a CDS encoding CYTH and CHAD domain-containing protein, translating into MADTKREIERKFEFPASHGGPPPLPDLTTLPGVARVTDPGVVELDAVYYDTQDLRLGAGSLTLRRRTGGADAGWHLKLPVSAGVRDEIRAPLSDDVPPALAALVRSRVREGTLVPVVRLRSSRAVRHLLAEDGGRLVEISVDTVRAEGLRPGCSATSWTEIEAELADGVQDVALLDHIGALLAETGIKPATSPSKVARALRETAPAPTGADAEAGRTRGVPPEPAEDTAGARVLAHLRAQRDALVALDPAVRRELPDAVHRMRVTTRRLRSAFKSYAKVLDRTVTDPLGDELKWLARELGVDRDGDVLAQRLDAHIRALPTTLVLGPVTARLCVRRVAQHAEARRTTLAALDSPRHLALLGALDRLLADPPLLPGAHRPAARVLRRAVRKDHRRLARRLDTALALAPGPERDLALHAARKAAKRARYAAQAATPVLGKPAKKLAKRLKAVQNTLGDHQDSVVARAALRTLAARAHAAGETAFTWGLLYGREEARAAARERELPEVWARARRARLHGG; encoded by the coding sequence ATGGCGGACACGAAGCGCGAGATCGAGCGGAAATTCGAGTTCCCCGCGTCGCACGGGGGCCCGCCCCCGCTCCCCGACCTGACCACGCTCCCCGGCGTCGCCCGCGTCACCGACCCGGGCGTCGTCGAACTCGACGCGGTCTACTACGACACCCAGGACCTGCGCCTGGGCGCCGGCTCTCTGACGCTGCGCCGCAGAACGGGCGGCGCCGACGCCGGCTGGCACCTCAAACTCCCCGTTTCCGCCGGCGTCCGCGACGAGATCCGCGCCCCGCTCAGCGACGACGTGCCGCCCGCGCTCGCCGCCCTGGTGCGCTCCCGCGTACGCGAGGGCACGCTCGTCCCCGTCGTACGCCTGCGTTCCTCGCGCGCCGTACGCCACCTCCTGGCTGAGGACGGCGGCCGGCTCGTCGAGATCAGCGTCGACACCGTACGCGCCGAAGGGCTGCGCCCGGGCTGCTCCGCCACCTCCTGGACCGAGATCGAGGCCGAACTCGCCGACGGCGTCCAGGACGTCGCCCTCCTGGACCACATCGGCGCGCTGCTCGCCGAGACGGGTATCAAGCCCGCCACCAGCCCCTCCAAGGTGGCCCGCGCCCTGCGCGAGACGGCCCCGGCGCCGACGGGCGCGGACGCGGAGGCCGGGCGGACCCGGGGCGTGCCGCCCGAGCCCGCAGAGGACACCGCCGGCGCCCGGGTGCTCGCGCATCTGCGGGCCCAGCGTGATGCCCTCGTCGCCCTCGACCCGGCCGTGCGCCGCGAACTGCCCGACGCCGTCCACCGGATGAGGGTCACCACACGCCGCCTGCGCAGCGCGTTCAAGTCGTACGCCAAAGTCCTCGACCGGACCGTCACCGATCCCCTCGGCGACGAGCTGAAATGGCTCGCGCGTGAACTCGGCGTCGACCGCGACGGCGACGTGCTCGCCCAGCGCCTCGACGCCCACATCCGGGCGCTGCCCACCACCTTGGTGCTCGGCCCCGTCACCGCCCGGCTGTGCGTCCGCCGCGTCGCCCAGCACGCCGAAGCCCGGCGCACCACCCTCGCCGCGCTCGACAGCCCGCGCCATCTGGCGCTCCTCGGCGCCCTCGACCGCCTCCTCGCCGACCCGCCGCTGCTGCCCGGCGCCCACCGGCCCGCCGCCCGCGTCCTGCGCCGGGCCGTGCGCAAGGACCACCGGCGTCTGGCGCGCCGCCTCGACACCGCCCTCGCCCTGGCCCCCGGCCCCGAACGCGACCTCGCCCTGCACGCCGCCCGCAAGGCCGCCAAACGCGCCCGCTACGCCGCCCAGGCCGCGACCCCCGTGCTCGGCAAGCCCGCCAAGAAGCTCGCCAAGCGCCTCAAGGCCGTACAGAACACCCTCGGCGACCACCAGGACAGCGTGGTCGCGCGCGCCGCGCTGCGCACCCTGGCCGCCCGGGCCCACGCGGCCGGCGAGACCGCGTTCACCTGGGGGCTCCTGTACGGGCGCGAGGAGGCGCGCGCGGCGGCGCGCGAGCGGGAACTGCCCGAGGTGTGGGCCCGGGCCCGCCGGGCCCGGCTCCACGGCGGCTGA